From a single Novipirellula caenicola genomic region:
- a CDS encoding TetR/AcrR family transcriptional regulator, with protein sequence MPWEKSFDEKDVIDKAMHVFWEKGYTATSISDLTTATGIQRGSLYNAFTGKQELFARSLLKYDTEQRCGMIKQLEAIDDPLKAFSVLFDAIVQQSLEDPQKKGCFLINTSLTLHDHDEQAQAIVSSALKEFTQFFERQIKLGQKRNQIPTTVSPRPTARALFAMVVGMRVMGRGSFDKAALQQIAKQAMRLIS encoded by the coding sequence ATGCCGTGGGAAAAATCATTCGACGAAAAAGATGTCATCGATAAAGCGATGCACGTTTTTTGGGAAAAGGGGTACACAGCCACCTCCATTTCGGATCTGACGACGGCGACCGGAATTCAACGCGGCAGTCTCTACAACGCGTTTACTGGCAAGCAGGAACTGTTTGCCAGATCGCTGCTGAAGTATGACACCGAGCAGCGATGCGGCATGATAAAGCAGCTCGAAGCGATCGATGATCCGCTGAAGGCGTTCTCTGTCTTGTTTGATGCCATTGTGCAGCAGTCGCTCGAAGACCCTCAGAAAAAGGGATGCTTCTTGATCAATACGTCGCTGACGCTGCACGACCATGACGAACAAGCGCAAGCGATCGTATCGTCGGCGCTGAAGGAGTTCACTCAATTCTTTGAGCGACAAATCAAGCTAGGTCAAAAGCGAAACCAAATCCCCACAACCGTCTCGCCGCGTCCCACTGCCCGAGCACTGTTTGCAATGGTGGTGGGCATGCGAGTGATGGGCCGTGGCAGTTTCGACAAAGCCGCGCTGCAGCAAATCGCCAAGCAAGCCATGCGTTTGATTTCCTAG
- a CDS encoding ACT domain-containing protein yields the protein MNGETHLQTLLKKMKPELQTGEFVFCSMPSEAASKLRLSAIGQFLEPEGLTLILAKDEAETKGLDFAFPCRMITLKVHSSLEAVGFLAVVTDKLAQRGISVNAISAYFHDHLFVPSERAAEAMNVLIDIAEGRT from the coding sequence ATGAACGGCGAAACTCACCTGCAAACCTTGCTGAAAAAGATGAAGCCCGAATTGCAGACGGGCGAGTTCGTGTTTTGCAGCATGCCCTCGGAAGCCGCATCAAAGCTGCGTCTTTCCGCGATCGGTCAATTCCTTGAACCAGAAGGCCTGACGCTGATCCTGGCGAAAGATGAAGCCGAAACCAAGGGACTCGACTTCGCGTTTCCATGCAGAATGATCACCTTGAAAGTCCACTCCAGCCTCGAAGCCGTTGGATTTTTGGCTGTGGTGACCGATAAACTCGCCCAGCGAGGCATCAGCGTGAATGCAATCTCAGCCTACTTTCACGATCACCTCTTTGTACCGAGCGAACGTGCCGCCGAAGCAATGAACGTACTGATCGACATCGCCGAAGGCAGGACCTAG
- a CDS encoding AraC family transcriptional regulator codes for MIAEVLSQLGEPFTGEELFDHLSDCVFFIKNTEGQYLVVNKTLVDRCGVQSKQDLIGRTAEQLLRAPLGARFTDQDQRVLRTGKPLLSQLELHVYPSGAVGWCMTTKLPLKKPSGAVVGLVGVSQDLRVPNNEAEEYSQIAAALKHAKENLSAPPSVAALASIAGMSRYQLDRRMRRIFGITAGQWLMKARIDLAEGLLAETNTPIAAVALEAGYSDQSAFTRQFRMTTGLSPREYRVARSSKE; via the coding sequence ATGATTGCTGAAGTTTTAAGTCAGTTGGGAGAACCGTTCACGGGCGAGGAGTTGTTCGACCATCTCTCGGATTGTGTGTTCTTTATCAAAAATACCGAGGGGCAGTATCTGGTGGTCAACAAAACGCTGGTGGATCGTTGCGGGGTCCAGAGCAAGCAAGATCTGATCGGACGTACCGCCGAGCAATTGCTGCGTGCTCCGCTGGGAGCTCGGTTTACGGACCAAGACCAGCGGGTGCTTCGCACAGGGAAGCCGTTATTGTCCCAATTGGAACTGCACGTCTATCCGTCCGGGGCGGTCGGGTGGTGCATGACCACAAAATTGCCGTTAAAGAAGCCTAGTGGTGCGGTGGTGGGGCTTGTCGGGGTGTCGCAGGACCTCCGTGTGCCAAATAACGAAGCGGAAGAGTACAGCCAGATCGCCGCGGCACTGAAGCATGCAAAAGAAAACCTATCGGCGCCGCCTTCGGTGGCAGCGTTGGCATCGATTGCGGGTATGTCGCGGTATCAGCTCGATCGACGGATGCGCCGAATTTTTGGGATCACGGCCGGGCAATGGTTGATGAAGGCGCGGATCGACTTGGCCGAAGGTCTGCTGGCGGAAACGAACACTCCGATCGCCGCGGTTGCGTTAGAGGCTGGCTATTCCGATCAAAGTGCGTTCACGCGTCAGTTTCGTATGACCACGGGCCTCTCTCCGCGTGAATATCGCGTGGCAAGATCGTCGAAAGAATAA
- a CDS encoding aldehyde dehydrogenase (NADP(+)): MPTARIQGKQLIGAEGSATNAKTFVATNPGTGTPLDPPFHEANGEEVDRAMTLASESAEFFSNTSYETRAKLLEAIADGLMDAGQELLDRCHAETALPMNRLVGERARTVNQTRMFAEMIREGSWVEAKIDHGDADRTPAPKPDVRSMLISIGPVVVFGASNFPLAISVAGTDTTTAFAAGCPVVCKAHPAHPGTCEMIGNIIADAVKATGLPAGIFSLLQGQSHEVGHALVEHPATAAVAFTGSIAGGRALFDTANRRRNPIPVYAEMGSINPVFVLPGAIEERAEQIAQAFIGSLTMGVGQFCTNPGLILIPSGEQGDRLIQLIAANAAAAAPGTMLHAGIHDAFNKGVARIKETSGVQLLSQTEGPSDQACCTIAVTDVATLRRERSLMEEIFGPCSTIVRYENADEMVEVAQAIEGQLTATLHGSDSELSEHPSLIRSLETKVGRLIFNGFPTGIEVCHAMVHGGPYPATSDAHFTSIGPAAIKRFTRPLCFQDFPNDHLPPELQDANPRCIMRMVNGVYTRES, encoded by the coding sequence ATGCCAACTGCACGCATCCAAGGGAAACAGCTGATCGGTGCCGAGGGGTCTGCCACGAACGCCAAAACGTTTGTTGCCACCAACCCTGGCACAGGTACGCCGCTGGATCCCCCCTTTCATGAAGCAAACGGCGAAGAAGTCGATCGCGCGATGACGCTGGCGAGCGAGTCGGCGGAATTTTTCTCGAACACTTCCTACGAAACCCGTGCAAAACTGCTCGAAGCGATTGCCGACGGGTTGATGGACGCGGGGCAAGAGCTTCTGGACCGCTGCCACGCGGAAACCGCTCTTCCGATGAATCGGCTGGTCGGAGAACGAGCGAGAACGGTCAACCAGACCCGCATGTTCGCCGAAATGATTCGCGAGGGGTCGTGGGTCGAAGCCAAAATCGACCACGGCGACGCCGACCGCACTCCTGCTCCGAAACCCGATGTTCGCAGCATGCTGATCAGCATCGGCCCCGTGGTTGTTTTCGGAGCCAGCAACTTTCCGTTGGCGATTTCGGTCGCCGGAACCGATACCACCACGGCCTTTGCCGCAGGATGTCCGGTCGTCTGCAAAGCGCATCCGGCCCATCCCGGGACCTGCGAAATGATTGGCAACATCATCGCCGATGCTGTCAAAGCGACTGGTTTGCCTGCCGGAATTTTTTCGTTGCTGCAAGGACAGTCTCACGAAGTCGGACACGCCCTGGTCGAACATCCGGCGACCGCAGCGGTGGCGTTCACGGGCTCGATCGCAGGCGGCCGAGCGTTGTTTGACACCGCAAACCGCCGACGCAATCCCATTCCCGTGTATGCGGAAATGGGCAGCATCAATCCCGTTTTTGTCTTGCCCGGCGCGATCGAAGAACGCGCGGAACAAATTGCCCAAGCGTTTATTGGTTCGTTGACGATGGGCGTGGGCCAATTTTGCACCAACCCCGGTTTGATCCTGATCCCCAGCGGCGAACAAGGCGACCGATTAATCCAATTGATTGCAGCGAATGCCGCCGCGGCGGCACCAGGAACGATGCTGCATGCGGGGATCCACGATGCGTTCAACAAGGGAGTTGCCCGCATCAAGGAAACCAGCGGTGTGCAGCTGCTATCACAGACCGAAGGACCGAGCGATCAAGCGTGCTGCACCATCGCGGTGACCGACGTTGCGACACTCCGACGCGAGCGTTCGCTCATGGAAGAGATTTTTGGCCCCTGTTCGACGATTGTTCGTTACGAAAACGCAGACGAAATGGTCGAAGTTGCACAAGCCATTGAAGGACAACTGACCGCCACGCTGCATGGCAGTGACAGCGAATTATCCGAGCATCCATCGCTGATTCGATCGCTTGAAACCAAAGTGGGCCGATTGATTTTCAACGGTTTCCCCACTGGCATCGAAGTTTGCCACGCGATGGTCCATGGCGGCCCCTATCCCGCGACCAGCGATGCTCACTTCACGTCGATCGGGCCAGCAGCGATCAAGCGTTTTACTCGCCCACTGTGCTTCCAAGATTTCCCGAACGATCACTTGCCCCCCGAACTACAAGACGCCAATCCGCGTTGCATCATGCGAATGGTCAACGGTGTCTACACCCGCGAGTCGTAG
- a CDS encoding dihydrodipicolinate synthase family protein has translation MERCVPDRSTIFRGCIPALMTPCNADRKPDFDALVRKGRELIDLGMSAVVYCGSMGDWPLLTDAQRQEGVRLLAEAGVPVVVGTGAQNPQLAAEHAAHAKQVGAAGLMVIPRVLSRGTSPAAQRAHFAGILKAGEGIPSVIYNSPYYGFETKADLFFDLRAEFSNLVGFKEFGGAASLSYAAEHITSGDPDLTLMVGVDTQVFHGFVRCGAAGAITGVGNALPGPILRLVELCQQAAAGDVQARRLAEELDNALAVLAKFDDGPDLVLHYKYLMVLEGSPEYALQLNPSDALSTSQRAFLEGQWKLFRTWWDNWSGRES, from the coding sequence CTGGAGAGATGCGTGCCTGATCGATCAACAATTTTTCGTGGTTGCATACCTGCGTTGATGACCCCCTGCAATGCCGATCGCAAACCCGACTTTGATGCACTTGTTCGCAAAGGTCGTGAACTCATCGACTTGGGGATGAGCGCGGTGGTTTATTGCGGGTCGATGGGCGATTGGCCGCTGTTGACCGATGCACAGCGTCAAGAGGGCGTTCGACTGCTTGCCGAAGCAGGCGTTCCCGTCGTCGTCGGAACCGGCGCCCAGAATCCTCAGCTTGCTGCCGAACACGCAGCCCACGCCAAGCAAGTCGGTGCGGCGGGGTTGATGGTCATTCCACGCGTGCTTTCCCGGGGCACCTCGCCGGCGGCCCAGCGTGCTCACTTTGCCGGTATTTTGAAGGCAGGCGAGGGCATCCCATCGGTCATTTACAACAGCCCGTATTATGGGTTTGAAACCAAGGCCGATCTGTTTTTTGACTTACGCGCCGAGTTTTCTAACCTCGTCGGATTCAAGGAATTTGGCGGAGCCGCCTCACTTAGCTATGCCGCCGAACACATCACCAGCGGCGATCCCGATCTGACGCTGATGGTTGGCGTGGACACGCAAGTCTTCCACGGTTTTGTTCGCTGTGGCGCCGCCGGCGCGATCACCGGCGTCGGCAACGCGCTGCCAGGCCCGATCTTGCGATTGGTCGAACTGTGCCAACAAGCCGCCGCAGGCGACGTCCAAGCACGACGACTCGCCGAAGAACTCGATAACGCGCTTGCCGTGTTGGCGAAGTTTGATGATGGACCGGACTTGGTCCTTCATTACAAATATCTAATGGTTTTAGAAGGCAGCCCGGAATACGCACTGCAACTGAATCCCTCTGACGCATTGTCGACGTCGCAACGAGCATTCCTCGAAGGCCAATGGAAACTGTTCCGCACTTGGTGGGACAACTGGTCCGGGAGAGAATCTTGA
- a CDS encoding proline racemase family protein: MNKIGFVDAHTEGEPTRIIHDGGPELGNGPLPERVARFAKSADDFRQCVILEPRGWDAVVGALLCEPTDPTCAAGVIFFNNAGYLGMCGHGAVGVAVALHYLGKIDLGRHRLETPVGIIEIDLQTPNRASIENVPSYRLHRGVEVEVDGIGTVVGDVAWGGNWFFLIGESPAELILDNVDALTTAAGRIRNALHRNGITGTDGAEIDHIEFFGPPHAADADSRNFVYCPGGQYDRSPCGTGTSAKLACLAADGKLQPGQPWIQESIIGSRFTANYARIDEHNIVPTVMGHAFICSEGNLIRQPLDPFTSGIRCTAANESEERLV; the protein is encoded by the coding sequence TTGAACAAGATTGGATTTGTCGACGCTCACACCGAAGGCGAACCGACGCGGATCATCCACGATGGTGGTCCCGAGCTAGGCAACGGACCGCTGCCCGAGCGAGTGGCTCGCTTTGCCAAGTCCGCGGACGATTTCCGGCAATGCGTGATCCTTGAACCACGCGGCTGGGACGCGGTCGTCGGCGCATTGTTGTGTGAACCGACTGATCCAACGTGCGCTGCGGGGGTGATTTTTTTTAATAACGCCGGCTACCTTGGAATGTGCGGCCACGGTGCGGTCGGCGTTGCCGTGGCGCTTCACTACCTCGGCAAAATCGATCTCGGACGCCATCGTCTCGAAACCCCTGTGGGGATCATCGAAATTGATTTGCAAACTCCCAACCGAGCATCCATCGAGAACGTACCGAGCTACCGACTTCACCGCGGCGTCGAAGTGGAAGTCGACGGCATTGGAACCGTGGTCGGCGACGTCGCTTGGGGTGGCAATTGGTTCTTTTTGATTGGCGAAAGCCCTGCCGAACTGATCCTTGATAACGTCGACGCGCTGACCACCGCAGCGGGCCGCATCCGAAACGCACTGCACCGCAATGGAATCACCGGCACCGATGGTGCCGAGATTGACCACATCGAATTTTTTGGACCACCGCACGCCGCCGACGCCGACAGCCGGAACTTTGTGTACTGTCCCGGCGGCCAATATGACCGGTCACCCTGCGGAACGGGTACCAGCGCGAAACTCGCTTGCTTGGCCGCAGATGGCAAACTGCAGCCCGGCCAGCCATGGATCCAAGAAAGCATCATTGGCAGCCGATTCACCGCCAACTATGCACGAATCGACGAACACAACATCGTGCCTACGGTCATGGGGCATGCGTTCATCTGCAGCGAAGGCAACCTGATACGTCAACCACTCGATCCGTTTACCAGCGGGATTCGATGCACCGCCGCAAATGAATCCGAAGAAAGGCTTGTATGA
- a CDS encoding NAD(P)/FAD-dependent oxidoreductase has translation MIRNAYGGSVIVVGAGTIGIACAHYLNKAGLKVTVIDRGTVASACSHGNCGYICPSHVPPLTEPGAFAVALKSLFNPQAAFRVKPRLSPAMWNWMWQFARRCNHRQVLTAGKHLQMILDASMDEYQNLVQQESLDCEWKENGLLYVLQTQRGMDAFAKNDKMLTEHFGVSANRIEGDQLPEFEPGLKSGLAGAFHYPKDTSVRPDRLNQQWADRLRANGVQFIEHCELTHVDKSAGHISHLSTTHGELQADHYVFAMGAWSTRWSNELHCSIPIEPGKGYSVTMNRVENLPTHPILFPEHKVGVSPFETGLRLGSMMEFAGYDTSIRSQRINQLRDSARPYLVASVDGEAKETWYGWRPMTWDSLPIIGATPNLDNAFLATGHNMLGLSLAPSTGRLITELVTEQPPHIDAAPFSPTRF, from the coding sequence ATGATCCGCAACGCATACGGAGGGTCGGTGATCGTCGTCGGCGCAGGAACCATCGGAATCGCCTGTGCTCACTATCTAAACAAGGCAGGATTGAAAGTCACGGTCATTGACCGCGGCACGGTTGCGTCGGCCTGCTCGCATGGAAATTGCGGATACATCTGTCCGAGCCACGTGCCGCCGTTGACCGAACCTGGCGCGTTTGCCGTCGCTTTAAAGTCGCTGTTTAACCCGCAAGCCGCGTTTCGGGTGAAGCCGCGATTAAGCCCGGCGATGTGGAATTGGATGTGGCAATTTGCTCGTCGCTGCAATCACCGCCAAGTCCTCACTGCAGGGAAACACCTGCAGATGATCCTCGACGCGTCGATGGACGAATATCAAAATCTGGTTCAACAAGAATCACTCGACTGTGAATGGAAAGAGAACGGACTGCTGTATGTCTTGCAAACGCAGCGTGGCATGGATGCGTTTGCCAAAAACGACAAGATGCTGACCGAACACTTTGGTGTGTCAGCAAATCGAATCGAAGGCGACCAGCTTCCTGAATTCGAGCCAGGATTGAAATCGGGACTCGCCGGCGCGTTTCACTACCCCAAAGACACCTCGGTTCGACCGGACCGATTGAACCAACAATGGGCCGATCGCTTACGTGCCAACGGAGTGCAGTTTATCGAACACTGCGAGCTCACCCACGTGGACAAATCCGCGGGACACATCTCCCACCTTTCGACAACGCATGGCGAATTGCAAGCGGATCATTATGTGTTCGCGATGGGGGCATGGAGCACACGTTGGTCGAATGAACTGCACTGTTCGATTCCCATCGAACCAGGAAAAGGCTACTCGGTGACCATGAACCGAGTCGAGAATCTGCCCACGCATCCGATCCTGTTTCCAGAACACAAAGTGGGCGTTTCGCCTTTCGAAACCGGACTACGTCTTGGATCGATGATGGAGTTTGCTGGCTACGACACTTCGATCCGCAGCCAACGCATCAACCAACTTCGTGACTCGGCCCGTCCGTACCTGGTGGCTTCGGTCGATGGCGAAGCAAAAGAAACCTGGTACGGTTGGCGACCAATGACGTGGGACAGTCTGCCGATCATCGGTGCTACGCCCAATTTGGACAACGCGTTTCTGGCGACCGGGCACAACATGCTGGGTTTGAGCTTAGCACCAAGCACGGGACGACTGATCACAGAACTGGTTACCGAACAACCGCCCCACATCGATGCGGCCCCATTCTCGCCGACGCGATTTTGA